The Candidatus Cloacimonas sp. genome includes a region encoding these proteins:
- a CDS encoding protein-L-isoaspartate(D-aspartate) O-methyltransferase: MRFEDQRLLLVNELKREGIISPAVLDAIGKVPRENFVLQEYLDYAYQNRPLPIKEGQTISQPLMIAIMLQLLDLQPTDIVLEIGTGSGYQSALLAEIVQEVCTVERLETLSLNAQKVLRNAGYRNIHFRIGDGHSGWQKAYPPHKEFDKIIVSAAAQEVPKRLVEQLKLNGKMAIPIGGGGFQILYIVTKTEAGLDIAEAGGCSFVPFVCDDKLLR; this comes from the coding sequence ATGCGTTTTGAAGATCAAAGGTTACTTCTGGTAAACGAGCTAAAAAGGGAAGGTATAATTTCTCCTGCCGTTTTGGATGCCATTGGCAAGGTTCCGAGAGAAAATTTCGTTTTGCAGGAATACCTTGATTACGCATACCAAAACCGTCCTTTGCCGATTAAAGAAGGACAAACAATTTCCCAGCCATTGATGATTGCTATTATGTTGCAATTGCTTGATTTACAGCCAACGGATATAGTTCTGGAAATTGGTACCGGCAGCGGTTATCAAAGTGCCTTATTAGCTGAAATCGTGCAAGAAGTTTGCACGGTTGAACGCTTGGAAACTCTTTCTCTAAATGCCCAGAAGGTATTACGCAATGCCGGTTACCGCAATATTCATTTTCGGATTGGAGATGGACACAGCGGTTGGCAAAAAGCATATCCCCCGCACAAGGAATTTGATAAGATTATCGTTTCAGCGGCGGCACAGGAAGTTCCTAAACGCTTGGTGGAGCAGTTAAAACTAAATGGCAAAATGGCTATTCCCATTGGCGGAGGCGGTTTTCAAATTCTATATATTGTTACAAAAACAGAAGCGGGATTGGATATTGCCGAAGCTGGCGGTTGTTCTTTCGTGCCTTTTGTTTGTGATGACAAATTGTTGAGGTGA
- the gyrB gene encoding DNA topoisomerase (ATP-hydrolyzing) subunit B — MQSSTYTASNIKVLKGLEAVRKRPAMYIGGTGERGLHHLVYEVVDNSIDEALAGFCDLITCTITQEGYVKVEDNGRGIPVDIQKDMGVPAVQVVLTVLHAGGKFDDKSYKVSGGLHGVGVSVVNALSDFLEVNIFKDGKEYYMRFERGIPVTELKVLGDTDKTGTVVTFHPDPLIFETTEFSFDYLTSRLRELAFLNCGLRIILKDERSGRMHDFKYDGGIKSFVEYLNQNKKPLFPNPIYISSIREGMEFEVAVQYNEGYQENIFSFANNINTTEGGTHLSGFKSGLTRAVNTYIKNADLLKNEKVTPSGEDIREGLTAVISLKITNPQFEGQTKTKLQNSEVEGIVNSAVYEKLMEYFEEHPAEAKNIAQKSILAARGREAARKARELTRRKTVLESGSLPGKLADCTLSDPEKTELFLVEGDSAGGSAKQGRDRSFQAILPLWGKMLNTEKARVDKVLNNEKIQPIILALGAGIGQDFDIKKIRYHKVIIMADADVDGSHIATLLMTFFYRYMRSVIEEGKLYIAMPPLFLVRKGKQKVYVYNEDERDEAIREFGEKGVFVQRYKGLGEMNAEQLWETTLDPENRKLIAIKMDDAIEADRMFTILMGDEVEPRREFIQENARYVKNLDV, encoded by the coding sequence ATGCAAAGCTCAACTTATACAGCCAGCAATATTAAAGTGCTGAAAGGTTTGGAAGCAGTCCGAAAACGCCCTGCAATGTATATTGGAGGCACCGGAGAACGCGGATTGCATCATCTTGTTTATGAAGTGGTAGATAATTCCATTGATGAAGCATTGGCAGGTTTTTGCGATTTAATCACTTGCACTATAACCCAGGAAGGATATGTGAAAGTGGAGGATAATGGACGCGGAATTCCTGTGGATATTCAAAAAGATATGGGAGTTCCAGCAGTGCAGGTGGTTCTAACAGTTCTGCATGCAGGCGGCAAATTTGATGACAAAAGTTATAAGGTTTCGGGAGGTCTGCATGGTGTAGGCGTTTCCGTAGTAAATGCCCTTTCGGACTTTTTGGAAGTGAATATTTTCAAAGACGGCAAGGAATACTATATGCGTTTTGAAAGAGGCATCCCGGTAACCGAATTGAAGGTTTTAGGCGATACTGATAAAACAGGCACAGTGGTAACTTTTCACCCGGACCCGCTCATTTTTGAGACCACGGAATTTAGTTTTGATTACTTAACATCGCGTTTAAGAGAGCTTGCCTTTTTGAATTGCGGCTTGCGGATTATTTTGAAAGATGAACGCAGCGGCAGAATGCATGATTTTAAATATGACGGTGGCATTAAAAGCTTTGTGGAATATCTAAATCAGAACAAAAAACCGCTCTTTCCCAATCCGATATACATTTCCAGCATTAGGGAAGGGATGGAATTTGAAGTAGCCGTGCAATACAATGAGGGCTATCAGGAAAATATCTTCAGTTTTGCCAATAATATTAATACTACTGAAGGGGGAACACATTTAAGCGGATTTAAAAGTGGCTTAACGCGTGCGGTCAATACTTATATCAAAAATGCCGATCTGCTTAAAAATGAGAAAGTTACTCCTTCCGGAGAAGATATCAGAGAAGGGCTTACAGCCGTAATTTCACTAAAAATTACTAATCCCCAGTTTGAGGGTCAAACCAAAACCAAACTGCAAAATTCGGAAGTGGAAGGGATTGTAAATAGTGCCGTTTATGAGAAACTGATGGAATATTTTGAAGAACATCCCGCAGAAGCTAAAAATATTGCCCAGAAAAGTATCTTAGCTGCTCGCGGAAGAGAAGCAGCCAGAAAAGCCAGAGAACTTACCCGTCGCAAAACAGTTTTGGAAAGTGGCTCCCTGCCTGGAAAACTGGCGGACTGCACTTTAAGTGATCCGGAAAAAACAGAACTCTTTTTAGTGGAAGGAGATTCTGCAGGTGGAAGTGCTAAACAGGGTAGAGACCGTTCTTTTCAAGCCATTCTTCCGCTATGGGGAAAAATGCTGAATACAGAAAAAGCAAGAGTGGATAAGGTGCTGAATAATGAAAAAATACAGCCGATAATTTTAGCTTTAGGAGCTGGAATTGGACAGGATTTTGACATTAAAAAGATACGCTATCATAAAGTTATCATTATGGCTGATGCTGATGTGGATGGCTCGCATATAGCCACTTTGCTGATGACCTTTTTCTATCGCTATATGCGTTCCGTGATTGAAGAAGGTAAACTGTATATTGCTATGCCTCCTCTTTTTCTGGTTAGAAAAGGCAAACAGAAAGTTTATGTGTATAATGAAGACGAACGCGATGAAGCAATTCGGGAATTTGGCGAAAAAGGGGTGTTCGTGCAACGCTATAAAGGTCTGGGAGAAATGAATGCAGAACAGCTTTGGGAAACCACTCTGGACCCTGAAAACCGAAAATTGATTGCAATTAAGATGGATGATGCTATAGAAGCGGATAGAATGTTTACTATTTTAATGGGTGATGAAGTTGAACCCCGCCGGGAATTTATCCAGGAAAATGCCCGGTATGTAAAAAATCTGGATGTTTAA
- the gyrA gene encoding DNA gyrase subunit A, giving the protein MSDQSKIIPVQIEEQLKQAYLDYSMSVIVSRALPDIRDGLKPSQRRIIYAMHELNLTPGGHFRKCAKIAGDTSGNYHPHGEQVVYPTLVRLAQPWIMRYPLIDGQGNFGSIDGDPPAAMRYTEARLQKITMELLAELDQETVDFRSNYDETRQEPVVFPARFPNLLVNGSSGIAVGMATNMPPHNIGEVCDAVIALIDNPDLQPLDLLQYIKGPDFPTGGFILGTEGIKDYFETGRGKIIMRGETKIENLPNDAEQVIISSIPYQLSTTLLIERMVELVKDKKIEGISDIRDESGREGMRLVIQVKRNQDAQVVRNLLYKYTQLQSTFGVINLCLIDGVPKVVNMKEMIQNFIDFRHDVVLRRTEFELRNAKERLHILEGLKIALDHLDEVIALIRASQTPSDASNGLQEKFGLSEIQAKAILEMRLQRLTGLERDKIETEYQELLITIARLTELVEHKELRMNLIKQETAELRDKFADKRLTTIIPAPAGTFNLEDLIADETVVVTITHDGYVKRLPVDTYKVQGRGGKGLNASNLKEEDFIQYIFVASTHSYILLFTDQGMCYWLKVFEIPEASRTARGKAIVNLVKLAEGDRIKAFVTLKDFHPEQNIIMCTRNGLVKKSPLVAFSHPRSNGIKAIKLKENDELIDARICETGDDILLATHQGKCNRFSEGAIRSVSRFSQGVRGIRLRNEDFVISMTIATAKDQLENGNPNSSTILAISENGYGKRSPISSYSVTKRGSMGVITLKTNKRNGYLASLMLVRDDDDLIIITQGGMIIRQRISEISVVGRNTLGVRLINLASNDVVRDISLVHSEPDEESIDKEVENLKANPALNLEELEGSDTEEEFLAEDEDNEEMEEPENEELDNEEDNE; this is encoded by the coding sequence ATGTCTGATCAATCAAAAATTATCCCCGTGCAAATTGAAGAACAGCTAAAACAGGCATACCTGGATTATTCTATGAGTGTGATCGTTTCTCGCGCTTTACCTGATATTCGGGATGGCTTGAAACCCTCTCAACGCAGAATAATTTATGCGATGCACGAATTGAATTTAACCCCGGGAGGTCATTTTCGTAAATGTGCCAAAATTGCCGGTGACACCAGTGGTAACTATCATCCACATGGAGAACAGGTTGTATATCCCACTTTGGTGCGTTTGGCTCAGCCCTGGATTATGCGCTATCCTCTTATTGACGGTCAGGGAAATTTCGGTTCCATAGATGGAGACCCGCCTGCCGCAATGCGATATACAGAAGCCCGCTTGCAAAAAATAACGATGGAATTGCTGGCAGAATTGGATCAGGAAACAGTTGATTTTAGAAGTAACTATGATGAAACACGCCAAGAACCGGTAGTTTTTCCTGCTCGTTTTCCTAATTTACTGGTAAATGGTTCTTCCGGAATTGCTGTGGGAATGGCTACCAATATGCCTCCTCACAATATCGGTGAGGTCTGTGATGCGGTTATCGCCTTAATAGATAATCCCGATTTGCAGCCACTGGATTTACTGCAATATATAAAAGGACCCGATTTCCCTACCGGTGGTTTTATTTTGGGAACCGAAGGGATAAAAGATTATTTTGAAACCGGTAGAGGCAAAATTATTATGCGGGGAGAAACCAAAATTGAAAACCTGCCTAATGATGCAGAACAAGTAATAATCAGTTCAATACCTTATCAACTATCCACAACGCTGTTAATTGAAAGAATGGTGGAGCTGGTGAAGGATAAGAAAATTGAAGGAATTAGCGATATTCGTGATGAATCAGGACGCGAAGGCATGCGTTTGGTAATTCAAGTGAAACGCAATCAGGACGCTCAAGTGGTGCGTAATTTACTGTATAAATATACCCAACTGCAATCAACTTTCGGCGTAATTAACCTCTGTCTGATAGATGGCGTTCCCAAAGTGGTGAATATGAAAGAAATGATACAGAACTTTATTGATTTTCGCCACGATGTTGTTTTGCGACGCACTGAATTTGAATTGCGTAACGCTAAGGAACGGTTGCATATTTTAGAGGGCTTGAAAATTGCCCTGGACCATCTGGATGAAGTGATAGCTTTAATTCGTGCTTCCCAAACCCCAAGTGATGCCAGCAACGGTTTACAGGAAAAATTCGGCTTAAGCGAAATCCAGGCAAAGGCAATTCTGGAGATGCGTTTACAACGGCTAACCGGTTTGGAACGCGATAAAATTGAAACAGAATATCAGGAATTGCTGATTACTATTGCCCGTCTCACGGAACTGGTGGAACATAAAGAACTGAGAATGAACCTGATTAAACAGGAAACAGCAGAATTGAGAGATAAATTTGCCGATAAAAGGTTAACAACTATCATTCCTGCTCCGGCGGGAACTTTCAATCTGGAAGATCTTATTGCGGACGAAACTGTAGTCGTTACCATTACTCACGATGGCTATGTAAAACGCCTGCCCGTAGATACTTATAAGGTTCAAGGCAGAGGAGGCAAGGGTTTAAACGCTTCCAACCTGAAAGAAGAGGATTTTATTCAATATATCTTTGTTGCCAGCACGCATTCTTACATTCTGCTGTTCACCGACCAGGGAATGTGCTATTGGCTGAAGGTTTTTGAAATTCCCGAGGCAAGCAGAACAGCTCGCGGCAAGGCAATTGTAAATCTGGTGAAACTTGCTGAAGGAGATAGAATTAAGGCATTCGTCACCTTGAAGGATTTCCATCCGGAACAGAATATTATTATGTGCACCCGCAACGGCTTAGTGAAGAAAAGTCCGTTAGTGGCTTTTTCCCATCCTCGTTCCAATGGAATTAAAGCTATTAAACTGAAAGAAAATGATGAATTGATAGATGCTCGTATTTGTGAAACGGGAGACGATATTTTACTGGCTACTCATCAAGGAAAGTGCAATCGTTTCAGTGAAGGTGCAATTCGCTCCGTAAGCCGGTTTTCGCAAGGTGTGAGAGGAATTCGTTTACGCAATGAAGATTTCGTTATTTCAATGACTATTGCTACCGCTAAAGATCAATTGGAAAACGGTAATCCCAATTCTTCCACTATCCTGGCTATCAGCGAAAACGGTTACGGTAAAAGAAGTCCTATTTCCAGCTATTCCGTTACCAAAAGAGGTTCTATGGGTGTAATTACTCTTAAAACCAATAAGCGTAATGGCTACCTGGCATCCTTAATGCTGGTTCGCGATGATGACGATTTGATAATTATTACCCAAGGCGGGATGATTATTCGGCAACGCATTTCCGAAATCTCAGTAGTGGGAAGAAATACATTAGGGGTGCGGTTGATAAATCTTGCATCCAATGATGTAGTGCGCGATATTTCACTTGTGCACAGTGAACCGGATGAAGAATCCATAGATAAAGAAGTGGAAAATTTAAAGGCAAATCCTGCTCTGAATCTGGAAGAGCTTGAGGGCTCGGATACTGAAGAAGAATTCCTTGCTGAAGATGAAGACAACGAAGAAATGGAAGAGCCGGAAAATGAAGAACTTGATAATGAAGAGGACAACGAATAA
- the secG gene encoding preprotein translocase subunit SecG yields the protein MVIYTIALIIHVIICVALVLVILAQTSKGGLDSNLGGAAMNVFGGSGASKFLKKWTQILSVVFAASCLLLAFLVKDVSNSPLTRIQERQKKINPTEQKAAPAKPAAKPATTK from the coding sequence ATGGTTATATATACGATTGCCTTAATTATCCATGTGATAATCTGCGTTGCCCTGGTGCTGGTAATTTTAGCACAGACATCCAAGGGAGGTTTGGATTCCAATTTGGGTGGAGCTGCAATGAATGTTTTTGGAGGAAGCGGTGCCTCCAAATTCTTGAAGAAATGGACGCAAATTTTGTCCGTGGTTTTTGCTGCCTCCTGTCTTTTGCTTGCCTTTTTGGTGAAAGATGTATCCAACAGTCCCCTTACCCGTATTCAGGAACGCCAAAAAAAGATTAATCCTACCGAACAGAAAGCAGCACCTGCAAAACCTGCTGCTAAACCGGCAACTACAAAATAG
- the surE gene encoding 5'/3'-nucleotidase SurE, producing MKILLVNDDGILAPGIRTLAEELKNAGHKITIVAPDSERSAASHSLSIRKQLKVNIIAENEYAVSGTPVDCSVIALQKILTEPVDLIISGINAGQNMGEDVLYSGTVGAAMEAALLGNRAIAVSINSYKNQRYAVAAYWMRRMLDLGIANLAKPFEVLNINIPNLPVEEIKGIRLTRTGHRKYYNFVKIIEESEQGFVYEVGGDIPVWDIENGTDAEAVNNGYISLTPLGFKLTRDEEFPHILNWLEENNLLQLES from the coding sequence TTGAAGATATTATTAGTTAACGATGACGGTATTTTAGCTCCCGGAATAAGAACTTTAGCGGAAGAGCTGAAAAATGCCGGACATAAAATTACGATTGTAGCTCCCGATAGTGAAAGAAGTGCAGCATCGCATTCTTTAAGCATCCGTAAGCAGCTGAAAGTGAATATAATTGCTGAAAATGAATATGCCGTAAGCGGAACGCCCGTTGATTGTTCTGTTATTGCGTTACAAAAAATTCTTACCGAGCCGGTGGATTTAATAATTTCAGGAATAAATGCCGGACAGAATATGGGGGAAGATGTTCTCTATTCAGGAACAGTTGGAGCAGCCATGGAAGCAGCGCTTTTAGGTAATAGAGCAATAGCTGTTTCTATAAATTCCTATAAAAATCAAAGATATGCAGTGGCAGCATACTGGATGCGGAGAATGTTAGATTTAGGCATTGCGAATCTGGCTAAGCCCTTTGAAGTTCTAAACATCAATATTCCGAACCTTCCTGTGGAAGAAATTAAGGGTATTCGTTTAACTCGCACCGGCCACCGTAAATACTATAATTTTGTTAAGATTATTGAAGAAAGTGAGCAGGGTTTCGTTTATGAAGTAGGTGGAGATATTCCTGTTTGGGATATAGAAAACGGAACTGATGCCGAAGCAGTTAATAACGGCTATATTTCGCTAACTCCTTTAGGTTTTAAGCTTACAAGGGATGAAGAATTTCCGCACATTCTAAACTGGCTGGAAGAGAATAATCTGTTGCAATTGGAGAGCTGA
- a CDS encoding pyridoxal phosphate-dependent aminotransferase family protein, with the protein MSLLDKCYKFTDARKVMAMGYYPYFREITSEQDTEVICNGKKMLMMGSNSYLGLTNHPRVKEAAIKAIQKYGSGCAGSRFLNGTLDIHIELENELAKFVGKEEAICYPTGYQANVGCISTMVGKNDFVITDKYDHASIIDGALLAEGKMLRFKHNDMASLERVLKEIKGKNALIVVDGIFSMEGDIANLPVIVELAEKYNAEVMVDEAHSLGVLGNQGVGTAAHFGLTDKTAFIMGTFSKSLASVGGFIAADEALIHYLKHKSRALIFSASLPPASTASVLEALKIIKEEPERIAKLWDNTNYMLTEFKAMGYNTGASCTPVVPLHIGNMMTTFNMWRRLGEEGVFINPVVPPAVPPSSCLIRTSFMATHTKEQLDMALDKFEIIGKELHII; encoded by the coding sequence GTGAGTTTACTGGATAAATGCTACAAGTTTACGGATGCCCGAAAAGTAATGGCTATGGGCTATTATCCTTATTTTCGTGAAATTACTTCCGAGCAGGATACAGAAGTTATCTGCAACGGGAAAAAAATGTTGATGATGGGTTCAAACAGCTATTTAGGGCTAACTAATCATCCGAGAGTGAAAGAAGCAGCCATCAAAGCCATCCAAAAATATGGCAGTGGCTGTGCAGGAAGTCGTTTTTTGAACGGGACTTTGGATATTCATATAGAGCTGGAAAACGAATTGGCAAAATTTGTCGGCAAAGAAGAAGCGATTTGTTATCCCACAGGTTATCAGGCAAATGTTGGTTGTATTTCAACTATGGTTGGTAAAAACGACTTTGTAATTACGGATAAATATGATCATGCCTCCATTATAGACGGTGCCTTACTTGCAGAAGGAAAAATGCTGCGTTTTAAGCATAACGATATGGCATCTTTGGAACGGGTTCTAAAAGAAATTAAAGGAAAAAATGCCCTAATCGTAGTTGATGGCATTTTTTCTATGGAAGGGGATATTGCCAATCTTCCTGTAATTGTAGAACTGGCGGAAAAATACAATGCTGAAGTGATGGTGGACGAAGCTCATTCGTTAGGTGTTTTGGGAAATCAGGGAGTTGGCACAGCTGCTCATTTTGGTTTAACGGATAAAACAGCATTTATTATGGGCACTTTCAGTAAGTCCCTGGCTTCTGTAGGTGGCTTCATTGCTGCAGATGAAGCCCTTATTCACTATTTAAAGCATAAATCCAGAGCTCTGATTTTTTCCGCATCACTTCCTCCTGCTTCAACTGCCAGTGTTTTGGAAGCTCTAAAAATTATAAAAGAAGAACCGGAACGCATTGCCAAGCTTTGGGATAACACCAATTATATGTTAACGGAATTTAAGGCAATGGGTTATAATACCGGAGCCAGTTGCACGCCTGTAGTTCCCTTGCATATTGGTAATATGATGACCACTTTTAATATGTGGCGTCGCTTAGGAGAAGAAGGAGTTTTTATCAATCCTGTAGTTCCACCTGCTGTTCCTCCCAGTTCCTGTTTAATTAGAACTTCTTTTATGGCAACGCATACAAAAGAACAGTTGGATATGGCACTGGATAAATTCGAAATAATTGGCAAGGAACTGCATATCATATAA
- a CDS encoding cyclic nucleotide-binding domain-containing protein, producing the protein MLKDIYAWLKTIWKKPDKYADLKQFDVLSELSSFELYLLDNFLHKRSFQAGELLYDKDNPLEVIYFILSGEVEVTGITHPQGHNLVHKLQVLGLIDMFTEDTRSSVAIAKKEVAAYAISRYDLMDLIKQNPHLGLKLLVAFCKTLSNYILNISAIGSATGQ; encoded by the coding sequence GTGTTAAAAGATATTTATGCCTGGCTGAAAACAATCTGGAAAAAACCGGATAAATATGCCGATTTAAAGCAGTTTGATGTTTTAAGCGAGCTTAGTTCCTTTGAGCTCTATTTACTTGATAATTTCTTACATAAACGCAGTTTCCAAGCCGGGGAATTGCTTTATGATAAAGATAATCCGCTGGAAGTGATTTATTTTATTCTTTCCGGGGAAGTGGAAGTGACGGGAATTACTCATCCTCAAGGGCATAATTTAGTTCATAAATTACAGGTTTTAGGGCTAATTGATATGTTTACGGAAGATACTCGCAGTAGTGTAGCCATAGCCAAAAAGGAAGTAGCGGCTTATGCAATATCGCGTTATGACCTGATGGATTTAATAAAGCAGAATCCGCATTTGGGATTAAAACTGTTAGTAGCTTTTTGTAAGACATTAAGTAACTATATTCTAAACATTTCAGCTATAGGAAGCGCTACCGGGCAATGA
- a CDS encoding phosphoenolpyruvate carboxykinase (ATP): MASKSSVEYYSNIKEMSPVRAIAETLMNNHLVRKVDIREAYELAKNQPGVSVTDLPMYPDFVKLHNLPENAKVINDCHGNIIGRTAKARRFYNRLNPSQKNKVEGDFREAVWQMQHYPLIKAEAILGMDQDLMLKATFITTESDAANVFFWLLNFAPYESLKEQYEASPKLPIQDIILVAFNEWTCDDDFYNNVGAPQLALVDEKHNVIVNLGMRYFGERKKGTLTMAWTSGIRIGMAACHGGIKEIDFGTCENSEYHKLGKRSIAFYGLSGTGKSSHTNNADNAGTLPKGFSKVVLHDDAFQIDLENKLCRVWEPTLFDKTDSRPVNHPDWKYTLALMNHTVLDVNNKLIPYGQDIRNSNGRALLDRSLLGNYVNRCGFPKALVWLMKDSVLPPALKLQDKYLAIAMGAALMTQRNRAENVTEEELNKLVFEPFANPFRVYELYRDVEAFLKVADTGADFYCFNSRGYWKESDNILEPIPLNTSLTLQTAILMDQLQWKPWKILPGAMIPTKESIEAILPGYYDKYNSELRGNYDLYISLLKDRFQQRKDFLQSSDLTEKPEIQEQLIQALQINAD, translated from the coding sequence ATGGCAAGCAAAAGCAGTGTGGAATACTATTCCAACATCAAAGAAATGTCTCCTGTCCGAGCAATTGCCGAAACCTTGATGAATAATCATTTAGTTCGGAAGGTGGATATCAGGGAGGCATACGAGCTGGCAAAAAATCAACCCGGAGTTAGCGTTACCGATTTGCCGATGTATCCTGATTTCGTTAAACTGCATAATCTGCCTGAAAATGCCAAAGTTATTAACGATTGCCACGGTAACATCATTGGCAGAACAGCAAAAGCTCGCAGATTTTATAATCGTTTAAATCCTTCCCAGAAAAATAAGGTGGAGGGAGATTTTCGCGAAGCAGTGTGGCAAATGCAACATTACCCCCTTATTAAAGCCGAAGCAATTTTAGGTATGGATCAAGACCTGATGCTGAAAGCAACCTTTATCACCACCGAAAGCGATGCAGCAAATGTATTTTTCTGGCTGCTGAATTTTGCTCCTTATGAATCGTTGAAAGAGCAATATGAAGCAAGCCCCAAGCTGCCTATTCAAGATATTATACTGGTTGCTTTTAATGAATGGACCTGCGATGATGATTTTTATAATAATGTAGGGGCACCGCAATTGGCTTTGGTGGATGAAAAACACAATGTAATCGTAAACCTGGGTATGCGTTATTTTGGCGAACGCAAAAAGGGAACTTTAACGATGGCTTGGACTTCCGGCATCAGAATTGGAATGGCTGCCTGCCATGGCGGAATTAAAGAAATTGATTTTGGCACCTGTGAAAATTCTGAATATCACAAACTGGGTAAAAGATCAATCGCCTTTTACGGTCTTTCCGGTACCGGGAAATCCAGTCATACCAATAATGCCGATAATGCCGGAACCTTGCCTAAGGGCTTTTCCAAGGTTGTGTTACACGATGATGCTTTCCAGATTGACCTGGAAAATAAACTTTGCCGCGTTTGGGAGCCAACTTTATTTGATAAAACGGATAGCCGTCCCGTAAATCATCCCGATTGGAAATATACTTTAGCTTTGATGAATCATACCGTTTTAGATGTAAATAACAAGCTTATTCCCTACGGACAGGATATTCGTAATTCCAATGGTAGAGCTTTGTTAGACCGTTCTCTTTTAGGCAATTATGTTAACCGTTGCGGTTTTCCGAAAGCACTGGTTTGGCTGATGAAGGATTCAGTTTTGCCTCCTGCTTTGAAATTGCAGGATAAATACCTGGCAATAGCAATGGGAGCTGCTTTAATGACCCAACGCAATCGCGCCGAAAATGTTACCGAAGAAGAACTGAATAAACTCGTTTTTGAACCTTTTGCCAATCCTTTTCGGGTTTATGAACTTTACCGCGATGTGGAAGCATTTTTGAAAGTTGCAGATACGGGAGCAGATTTTTACTGCTTCAATTCCCGTGGCTATTGGAAGGAATCAGACAATATTCTGGAACCGATTCCCCTAAATACATCCCTAACTCTGCAGACCGCAATTTTGATGGACCAGTTGCAATGGAAACCTTGGAAGATACTTCCCGGAGCTATGATTCCTACCAAGGAGTCCATTGAAGCCATTTTACCCGGTTACTATGATAAGTATAATTCCGAATTGCGCGGAAACTATGATCTGTATATTTCCTTGCTGAAAGATAGATTCCAGCAAAGAAAGGACTTCCTGCAAAGCAGCGATTTAACTGAAAAACCCGAAATTCAGGAACAACTGATTCAGGCACTGCAGATAAATGCCGATTAA
- a CDS encoding AI-2E family transporter, whose product MNWTKRIFYFLLLALIVLGLFFYHSIIAYLIYALVVSYLLDPFVGWLERKKIPRWLAVLTIYLVIAGIIAWFTSRLVPALIQQGNNLINILSSGERLTGQYIITLPFIRRIYEFLLELDTKIPGLGTAAKLVDILDQTNVFLAKLPKLLIDNYQKIFSTISIIATVPLISFFLLKDKYKLRKGIIGMFNNRYFELIIIMLRKIDSTVGNFLRAILFEIIAVGILASTALTIVGVPYSILIGATAGVANIIPYFGPFLGGALAVVTVLLNGGTILSAIYVILAMYIVQLIDNNIVYPVVVGGTINMHPLLVLLTLIAGGWYGGILWMLISVPLVYITYSLVKVLYSNLKDFKII is encoded by the coding sequence ATGAACTGGACAAAGCGGATATTCTATTTTTTGCTCTTGGCATTGATTGTGCTGGGGTTGTTCTTTTATCATTCCATCATAGCTTATCTTATTTATGCCCTTGTTGTTTCTTATCTTCTTGATCCTTTCGTGGGCTGGCTGGAACGCAAAAAGATTCCTCGCTGGCTTGCTGTGTTAACAATCTATTTAGTTATTGCCGGAATTATTGCCTGGTTTACTTCGCGGTTAGTTCCGGCTTTAATTCAGCAGGGAAATAATCTGATAAATATTTTAAGCAGCGGAGAAAGGTTAACTGGTCAATATATCATTACTTTACCTTTCATCAGACGCATATACGAATTTCTTCTGGAGTTGGATACCAAAATTCCCGGTTTGGGAACTGCTGCCAAGCTGGTAGATATTTTGGATCAGACCAATGTTTTTCTGGCTAAGCTACCGAAGTTGCTGATAGATAATTACCAGAAGATTTTTTCCACGATCTCCATTATTGCCACCGTTCCCTTGATCAGCTTCTTTTTATTGAAGGATAAATATAAGCTGCGAAAAGGCATTATCGGTATGTTCAATAACCGCTATTTTGAGCTGATTATTATTATGTTGCGGAAAATAGACAGCACAGTTGGTAATTTTTTACGGGCTATCCTTTTTGAAATAATAGCGGTAGGTATTTTAGCTTCCACGGCTCTTACCATTGTAGGAGTGCCCTATTCCATTTTAATTGGCGCCACGGCAGGAGTGGCAAATATAATACCCTATTTTGGACCTTTTTTAGGGGGAGCTTTAGCTGTAGTAACTGTTTTGCTGAATGGGGGCACAATTCTTTCGGCAATCTATGTAATTTTAGCGATGTATATTGTGCAACTGATTGATAATAATATTGTTTATCCCGTAGTTGTAGGAGGGACAATTAATATGCACCCGCTGTTAGTTCTTCTTACTTTAATTGCCGGTGGCTGGTATGGAGGCATTCTCTGGATGCTGATATCAGTCCCTCTTGTATATATAACATACAGCTTGGTTAAGGTCTTGTATAGTAATCTGAAAGATTTTAAAATAATCTAA